In Zingiber officinale cultivar Zhangliang chromosome 1A, Zo_v1.1, whole genome shotgun sequence, a genomic segment contains:
- the LOC122038424 gene encoding uncharacterized protein LOC122038424 — protein MGSGGSKDASTASCSGGIRRLRLRGVRVFNSSSSCFGLTSILADGRQKIDVNAPSRSSYGADEPQSKTVQGNEHDSEKIMLPHHDGLILPTSSNGEQCGQDNEGTLQIDFNTNSSLAVNSIGDQLSNTSGRSHSHFTFKPDGISSRLNRAVSLGSSGSHSLFSAGVSVPTSDLGQNNIVNHDHVDCTQNCSIMGTSSSLDVTPLDEGIETTINRDSGGSFIESRNTRQSQRRLATQETLEGSVRFSRTLSVGRLRDRVLRRTAFSDGLFDPSSLEDRFVWPNGQIIGRRALGGTGRRDSSPRRTNDLLPDSPSNVSYRASRSMDINDDNVVDAHQRRAGNHDVFEHRSAFLERRRRIRSQVRALQRLGSRFESLSGHDRSCILSGQHRTGHCTCRTSNQTSNAADDPSSRASISRIVMLAEALFEVLDELHQQSVVLSSRPSFSSIGSVPAPKEVVECIPIKIFSKTLKWQIEEAAQCFICLVEYEEGDCMRLLPCNHEFHRTCIDKWLKEIHRVCPLCRHDVCTSDAPNKQKFS, from the exons ATGGGATCTGGAGGCAGCAAAGATGCTTCGACCGCGTCTTGCTCTGGTGGGATCAGGAGGTTGAGATTGAGGGGAGTTCGGGTCTTCAACTCTTCCTCATCCTGTTTTGGCCTCACCTCCATTCTTGCGGATGGCCGTCAG AAGATAGACGTGAATGCACCATCCAGAAGCTCCTATGGTGCTGATGAACCACAAAGTAAAACAGTCCAAGGAAATGAACATGACTCTGAAAAAATTATGCTACCTCATCATGATGGCTTGATTTTGCCTACTTCTTCTAATGGTGAACAATGTGGACAAGATAACGAAGGTACATTGCAGATTGATTTTAATACCAACAGCAGTTTGGCTGTGAACTCCATCGGCGACCAATTGTCAAATACTTCAGGAAGGTCACATTCTCATTTTACTTTTAAACCTGATGGGATTAGCTCCAGGCTCAATAGAGCAGTCAGTTTAGGGTCATCAGGGTCCCATTCTCTTTTCTCAGCTGGTGTATCGGTTCCAACTAGTGATCTTGGACAAAATAATATTGTAAACCATGATCATGTTGATTGTACACAAAATTGTAGCATAATGGGAACTAGCTCTTCCCTAGATGTGACTCCGCTTGATGAAGGAATAGAGACCACAAttaacagagattctggtgggaGCTTCATAGAATCAAGAAATACAAGGCAGTCTCAAAGAAGACTAGCAACACAAGAAACTTTAGAAGGCAGTGTACGGTTTAGCAGAACACTTAGTGTGGGAAGGCTCCGAGATAGAGTTCTACGAAGGACTGCATTTTCTGATGGTTTATTTGATCCTTCTTCCCTGGAGGATAGGTTTGTGTGGCCCAACGGGCAGATCATTGGAAGACGAGCATTGGGTGGCACTGGGAGAAGAGATTCTTCTCCCAGAAGGACTAATGATTTGTTGCCTGATTCTCCAAGTAATGTTTCTTATAGGGCATCTAGATCTATGGATATCAATGATGACAATGTTGTCGATGCTCATCAGCGGAGAGCTGGGAATCATGATGTTTTTGAACACAGATCAGctttccttgaaaggagaagaaggataaGGTCTCAG GTTCGTGCTCTTCAAAGACTTGGTAGCCGTTTTGAAAGCTTATCAGGTCATGATAGATCATGTATACTGTCTGGTCAACATAGAACAGGCCACTGCACATGCAGAACAAGTAACCAAACTTCAAATGCTGCTGATGACCCAAGTTCAAGGGCAAGCATATCAAGAATTGTAATGCTAGCTGAAGCTCTGTTTGAG GTTTTGGATGAACTGCACCAGCAATCTGTTGTACTATCTTCTCGACCATCCTTTTCATCAATTGGGTCAGTTCCTGCACCAAAAGAGGTTGTAGAGTGTATTCCAATAAAAATATTTAGCAAGACATTGAAATGGCAAATTGAAGAGGCTGCGCA ATGTTTTATTTGCCTTGTGGAGTATGAGGAAGGAGATTGCATGCGGTTGTTGCCTTGCAATCA